In one window of Skermanella rosea DNA:
- a CDS encoding DUF6898 family protein yields MAKPPEREVLLEFQRVGMYMKAIAMDPETLTEVTVLGPLNHSQEMLRRTAVAKLEYVLAKKASTPSR; encoded by the coding sequence ATGGCCAAGCCACCCGAGCGCGAGGTCCTTCTGGAGTTCCAGCGCGTCGGCATGTACATGAAGGCGATCGCGATGGATCCGGAAACGCTGACCGAGGTGACCGTGCTCGGCCCGCTGAACCACAGCCAGGAAATGCTTCGCCGGACCGCCGTGGCCAAGCTGGAATATGTCCTGGCCAAGAAAGCGTCGACTCCGTCCCGTTGA
- a CDS encoding MucR family transcriptional regulator, with the protein MSDQLEHDAPDGAILRMTADIVSAYVSKNVLPATQIPEVINTVFSSLTGLNGQPREVQAEPQKPAVPIRKSVTPEYIVCLEDGKKLKMLKRHLRSTYGMTPDEYRAKWNLPPDYPMVAPNYAAQRSEFAKKIGLGRSSGRQTRRKAS; encoded by the coding sequence ATGAGTGACCAGCTTGAACACGACGCGCCGGATGGTGCCATTCTGAGGATGACGGCGGACATAGTATCCGCCTACGTCAGCAAGAATGTGCTTCCGGCGACCCAAATCCCGGAAGTCATCAATACGGTATTCTCCTCGCTGACCGGTCTGAACGGCCAGCCGCGGGAGGTTCAGGCCGAACCGCAGAAGCCCGCCGTGCCGATCCGCAAGTCGGTGACGCCCGAATACATCGTTTGCCTGGAAGATGGCAAGAAGTTGAAGATGTTGAAGCGGCACCTCCGGTCCACCTATGGCATGACCCCGGACGAGTACCGCGCGAAGTGGAACCTGCCGCCGGACTACCCCATGGTGGCGCCGAACTACGCTGCCCAACGGTCCGAGTTCGCGAAGAAGATCGGCCTCGGCCGCTCTTCCGGTCGCCAGACCCGGCGCAAGGCGTCCTGA